From Corvus cornix cornix isolate S_Up_H32 chromosome 1A, ASM73873v5, whole genome shotgun sequence, a single genomic window includes:
- the PDE6H gene encoding retinal cone rhodopsin-sensitive cGMP 3',5'-cyclic phosphodiesterase subunit gamma produces the protein MSETPAATLNTGDAPTGPSTPRKGPPKFKQRQTRQFKSKPPKKGVRGFGDDIPGMEGLGTDITVICPWEAFSHLELHELAQFGII, from the exons ATGAGCGAGACCCCAGCCGCCACCCTCAACACCGGAGATGCTCCAACTGGTCCCAGCACACCACGCAAGGGGCCTCCCAAGTTCAAGCAGAGACAGACAAGGCAGTTCAAGAGCAAGCCCCCCAAAAAAGGAGTAAGAGG GTTTGGAGATGACATCCCAGGCATGGAGGGGCTGGGCACAG ATATCACTGTGATTTGCCCATGGGAAGCTTTCAGCCATCTGGAGCTGCACGAGCTGGCCCAGTTTGGGATCATCTAA